Proteins encoded by one window of Synechococcus sp. WH 7805:
- a CDS encoding aldo/keto reductase, which produces MPVLSLGGMRFQQSWSDLEAQAITVRSQQLLQGTLERAVDLGFHHIETARHYGSSERQLGWAMPDCPDPSRILQTKVPPQQDPALFEAELELSMQRLGVQRVDLLAIHGINRRDHLAQTIRPGGCLEVARRWQQSGRIGHVGFSTHGDTDVIVEAIETDAFDYVNLHWYFIRQDNEPAIAAAHRHDMGVFIISPTDKGGHLHTPAQRLVELTAPLHPIVFNDLFCLRDQRVHTLSVGAACPQDLDLHLEAVSCLEDALALVSPIEARLHQAEKEALGPDWLSSWRQGLPGWQDTPGEINLPVLLWLHNLVESWGLESYARARYGLLGRAGHWFPGANADALDRDVSAEELDAALLDSPWRSSIPGRLRNLRERVGGERQERLSSA; this is translated from the coding sequence ATGCCGGTTCTTTCCCTAGGAGGAATGCGCTTTCAGCAGAGCTGGAGCGACCTAGAGGCCCAGGCGATCACGGTGCGGTCTCAGCAGTTGCTGCAGGGCACCCTCGAACGTGCTGTCGACCTTGGCTTTCATCACATCGAAACGGCACGGCATTACGGAAGCTCAGAGCGGCAGCTGGGCTGGGCCATGCCTGATTGTCCTGATCCAAGCCGCATTCTGCAAACCAAAGTTCCTCCCCAACAGGACCCTGCCCTGTTTGAAGCTGAGTTGGAGCTCAGCATGCAGCGGTTGGGTGTGCAGCGCGTGGACCTGCTCGCCATCCATGGCATCAACCGACGGGACCACCTCGCCCAGACGATCAGGCCAGGAGGCTGCTTAGAGGTGGCGCGGCGTTGGCAGCAATCAGGGCGCATCGGTCATGTCGGCTTTTCCACCCATGGGGACACCGATGTGATTGTTGAAGCGATTGAGACAGACGCCTTCGATTACGTGAACCTGCACTGGTATTTCATCCGGCAGGACAACGAGCCGGCAATTGCCGCTGCGCATCGACACGACATGGGCGTGTTCATCATCAGTCCCACAGACAAGGGTGGGCACCTGCACACGCCTGCGCAAAGGTTGGTCGAACTGACCGCCCCTCTCCACCCCATCGTTTTCAATGATTTGTTCTGTCTGCGAGATCAGCGTGTTCACACTCTCAGTGTGGGTGCGGCATGCCCTCAGGATCTGGACCTCCATCTAGAGGCTGTCAGTTGCCTGGAGGACGCCCTGGCTCTGGTGAGCCCCATTGAGGCCCGCCTTCATCAAGCCGAGAAGGAGGCCCTTGGACCCGACTGGTTGAGCAGTTGGCGGCAGGGTCTTCCTGGTTGGCAAGACACGCCCGGGGAGATCAACTTGCCCGTTCTCCTCTGGCTCCATAATCTTGTTGAATCCTGGGGCCTGGAGAGTTACGCCCGAGCTCGTTATGGCCTTTTGGGCAGGGCGGGACATTGGTTTCCTGGCGCCAATGCTGACGCGCTTGATCGTGATGTGAGTGCGGAGGAGCTTGATGCTGCCTTGCTGGATAGTCCTTGGAGGTCCTCCATCCCAGGGCGTCTGCGCAATCTGCGTGAACGGGTGGGTGGCGAACGTCAAGAGCGGTTGTCGTCAGCCTGA
- the rsmG gene encoding 16S rRNA (guanine(527)-N(7))-methyltransferase RsmG, whose translation MPESTPFAAQGPELWSRLDWTPDSVQREQLITLQQLLRDWNSRVNLTRLIEGEDFWIAQVLDSLWPLKAELDTANKPRRCIDVGTGGGFPGLAVAIALPGAEVTLVDSVGRKTAAVAAMARSLGMAERVSVRTERVERTGQDPTCRGRFDLAMARAVASAPVVAEYLVPLLHADGQALLYRGRWQAEDQRDLDPALAMLKAKTVAIERCELPSARGARTVIRLMPEKPTPNQYPRAVGIPGKQPLGTQADDNRS comes from the coding sequence ATGCCTGAGTCAACGCCGTTCGCTGCCCAGGGGCCGGAGCTCTGGTCCAGGCTGGACTGGACGCCTGACTCGGTGCAACGCGAGCAACTCATCACTCTCCAGCAGTTACTGCGTGACTGGAACAGTCGGGTGAACCTCACCAGGCTCATCGAGGGGGAAGACTTCTGGATCGCCCAGGTGCTGGACAGTCTTTGGCCTCTGAAAGCCGAACTGGACACCGCTAACAAGCCTCGTCGTTGCATCGACGTCGGCACTGGCGGCGGATTCCCTGGCCTTGCGGTCGCCATTGCTCTACCAGGAGCGGAAGTGACCTTGGTGGATTCTGTTGGCCGCAAAACTGCAGCGGTGGCGGCCATGGCCCGTTCACTCGGAATGGCAGAACGGGTCAGCGTCCGCACGGAACGGGTGGAACGGACAGGGCAGGACCCCACCTGCAGAGGCCGATTTGATCTGGCGATGGCCCGGGCAGTGGCCTCGGCTCCTGTGGTGGCCGAATACCTGGTTCCACTCCTGCATGCCGACGGGCAGGCCTTGCTTTATCGAGGGCGTTGGCAGGCGGAGGACCAGAGGGATTTGGATCCTGCTCTCGCCATGTTGAAAGCAAAAACAGTGGCGATAGAACGGTGTGAGCTGCCGTCGGCACGCGGCGCCCGCACCGTGATCCGACTGATGCCTGAGAAGCCCACTCCGAACCAGTATCCGCGTGCCGTTGGCATTCCCGGCAAGCAGCCTCTCGGCACTCAGGCTGACGACAACCGCTCTTGA
- a CDS encoding J domain-containing protein produces MPSSVQDLSHYERLGVPKGADSEMLRQAFRRRSKAVHPDTTRLPAQDAARQFRLLREAYEQLADPRLRRLYDAALEERNASPVAAIEPPLPVPHAIGQRRPLSGGEWTSLLLLTGAMLICLLLGVGVAWNRGLALQVQPSWLVAEQTRITDVDPGGFDGTTPSVRDSAEPAFVAGS; encoded by the coding sequence ATGCCATCCTCGGTTCAGGACCTCAGCCATTACGAGCGCCTTGGTGTACCCAAAGGCGCAGATTCCGAAATGCTGCGCCAGGCCTTCCGCCGGCGCAGCAAAGCCGTGCATCCCGACACAACCCGTTTGCCGGCACAAGATGCTGCCAGGCAATTCCGTCTGCTCCGGGAAGCGTATGAGCAATTGGCCGATCCACGTTTGCGACGTCTTTATGACGCGGCACTGGAGGAGCGGAATGCCAGCCCTGTTGCGGCCATAGAGCCACCTTTGCCGGTGCCCCACGCAATTGGTCAGCGCCGTCCACTGTCCGGAGGGGAATGGACGTCACTGCTCCTGCTCACGGGAGCGATGTTGATTTGTCTTCTGCTGGGTGTTGGTGTGGCCTGGAATCGAGGGCTTGCGCTCCAGGTCCAGCCGAGTTGGTTGGTGGCAGAGCAGACTCGGATCACCGATGTCGATCCTGGTGGTTTTGATGGCACCACTCCCTCCGTCAGAGACTCCGCTGAACCAGCATTCGTTGCGGGCTCTTGA
- a CDS encoding DUF3143 domain-containing protein, whose amino-acid sequence MRALEEWLRVLGAGRSEDDPCDWIWEQPGWSARLRLAQEDLGVTWTSSQPARSCSFPYGLSRADVEAALRLGP is encoded by the coding sequence TTGCGGGCTCTTGAAGAATGGCTGCGGGTTTTGGGGGCTGGACGCAGTGAGGACGATCCCTGTGACTGGATCTGGGAGCAGCCTGGATGGAGCGCCCGCTTAAGGCTTGCTCAGGAGGATCTGGGTGTGACCTGGACGTCTTCCCAGCCAGCGAGGTCCTGCTCGTTTCCTTACGGACTGTCACGGGCGGATGTGGAAGCAGCCCTCAGGCTTGGGCCCTGA
- the bioA gene encoding adenosylmethionine--8-amino-7-oxononanoate transaminase, producing MSRNHHPNLWPPFTSITTTPPLEQVVRGEGALLHRAEAEPLIDAISSWWVTLHGHAHPVVAAAIAEQAATLEQVIFAEFTHPQAERLAQRLAQHTGLDRVFFSDNGSTAVEVALKTAVQWWHNRGEPRQQLIAFDGAYHGDTFGAMAVGARSLFSEPFDQLLFPVARVPWPHTHWDDEAVDRREQNALTALEQALTTPTAAVILEPLVQGAGGMRMVRPGFLQAVEQLVREAGSLLIADEVLAGFGRCGTLLASQRAGIHPDLVALSKGLTAGFLPMGITMATEAIFEEFLGSDPTRTLWHGHSFTANPLGCAAANASLDLLEAEPEKYQQFQDRHQPRLEHLARHPKVQRPRLCGTIAAFDLVTDGSQGYLNPAGKILRGLVREHGVLIRPLGDVVYLLPPLCISDAQLDQCYEGIESGLDVLRAQA from the coding sequence GTGTCTCGGAACCACCACCCCAACCTCTGGCCACCCTTCACATCCATCACCACCACTCCACCACTCGAGCAGGTGGTGCGAGGAGAAGGGGCCTTGCTGCACCGTGCAGAAGCTGAACCCCTCATCGATGCGATCAGCAGCTGGTGGGTGACCCTGCATGGCCATGCACACCCAGTGGTGGCGGCAGCCATCGCCGAGCAGGCTGCCACGCTCGAGCAAGTGATCTTCGCGGAATTCACCCATCCCCAGGCCGAACGGCTCGCACAGCGACTCGCTCAGCACACCGGCCTCGATCGCGTGTTTTTCTCGGATAACGGATCCACTGCGGTGGAAGTGGCTCTGAAAACGGCAGTGCAGTGGTGGCACAACCGCGGAGAGCCTCGCCAACAGCTCATAGCTTTTGACGGGGCTTATCACGGTGACACCTTCGGCGCGATGGCCGTTGGAGCCCGCAGTCTGTTCAGCGAACCCTTCGATCAACTCCTCTTCCCCGTCGCGCGGGTGCCCTGGCCGCACACGCACTGGGACGACGAGGCGGTGGACCGACGCGAACAGAACGCCTTGACGGCTCTGGAGCAAGCGCTGACCACACCCACAGCCGCCGTGATCCTTGAACCGCTGGTCCAGGGAGCCGGAGGAATGCGCATGGTCCGTCCTGGCTTTCTTCAAGCCGTAGAACAACTGGTTCGCGAGGCAGGGAGTTTGTTGATCGCCGATGAGGTGCTGGCGGGCTTTGGACGATGCGGCACCCTGCTTGCATCCCAGCGGGCAGGCATCCACCCCGATCTGGTCGCGCTCTCCAAGGGACTGACCGCCGGATTCCTACCCATGGGGATCACAATGGCCACAGAGGCGATCTTTGAGGAATTCCTGGGGAGCGATCCCACCCGAACGCTTTGGCATGGGCACAGCTTTACAGCCAATCCTTTGGGCTGTGCAGCCGCCAATGCCAGTCTGGACCTGCTTGAAGCCGAGCCAGAGAAATATCAGCAGTTTCAGGACAGGCACCAGCCCCGTCTGGAACACCTAGCCCGCCACCCGAAGGTTCAAAGACCAAGGCTGTGCGGAACGATTGCAGCCTTCGACCTTGTGACCGATGGCAGCCAGGGGTACCTCAATCCCGCTGGAAAAATCTTGCGCGGCCTGGTGCGGGAGCACGGGGTGCTGATCCGTCCTCTTGGGGATGTGGTGTATCTACTGCCCCCGCTGTGCATCAGCGATGCTCAGCTGGATCAGTGCTACGAGGGCATCGAGAGCGGACTTGACGTCCTCAGGGCCCAAGCCTGA
- the bioD gene encoding dethiobiotin synthase yields the protein MNPGSDPLRLVVCGTDTDIGKTVVSALLVQGLEATYWKPVQSGLEGGGDRQRVVDLLELPEHRWIPEAYAFKAPVSPHWAAELENTVLEPAMLQLPPSGSNPLVVETAGGLHVPLTRTWSQIDQLQHWNLPVVLVCRSGLGTLNHTLLSLEALASRGIPVLGLILNGPLHADNPRTLEDLGKVPVLAELPPLHPLSAETLKSAWQKQGLGLKFRATMNRPDRR from the coding sequence ATGAATCCAGGTTCTGATCCTCTCCGACTCGTGGTCTGCGGCACCGACACTGACATCGGGAAGACCGTCGTGAGTGCGTTGCTGGTTCAGGGACTGGAGGCCACGTACTGGAAGCCGGTGCAGAGCGGACTGGAGGGAGGCGGCGATCGCCAGAGAGTGGTTGATCTGCTGGAACTGCCCGAGCACCGCTGGATCCCAGAGGCTTACGCCTTCAAGGCTCCGGTCTCGCCCCATTGGGCGGCGGAGCTTGAGAACACGGTTCTCGAACCGGCAATGCTCCAGTTGCCGCCCAGCGGGTCCAACCCTCTGGTGGTGGAGACGGCCGGAGGTCTGCATGTGCCGCTCACCCGCACCTGGAGTCAGATCGACCAGCTGCAGCACTGGAATCTCCCGGTGGTTCTGGTCTGCCGCAGCGGCCTGGGCACGCTCAATCACACCCTGTTGAGTTTGGAAGCCTTGGCAAGCCGAGGGATTCCCGTGCTCGGACTGATCCTCAACGGTCCCCTGCATGCTGATAATCCTCGAACTCTGGAAGATCTGGGGAAAGTTCCAGTGCTGGCAGAGCTACCTCCCCTCCACCCACTCAGCGCAGAGACACTCAAATCTGCATGGCAGAAGCAGGGACTGGGCCTTAAGTTCAGGGCGACGATGAATCGCCCGGATCGCCGATGA
- a CDS encoding methyltransferase domain-containing protein: MKPTAWQDRVLRGFDRAAERYDRSARLQRSVAWRLAQLTRREGIPEGLWVDLGTGTGHLATALEQLHPGHKVQRLDGSQAMLRGHPDEAEVLHWDLTTGLPDWSEAPTLLASSFCLHWLPEPQRCLQQWIRRLSPDGLLAVALPVEGCFPQWHESARRCRVRCTALPFPSTDALLRTIPAQQLRMTHRVSYTVSSSSLPLLLKPLRRIGAGTSPQSPLPLRDWRRLQHEWSDRQNDGQLRLTWVIQLLLIRG, encoded by the coding sequence ATGAAACCGACCGCCTGGCAAGACCGCGTTCTGCGGGGATTCGATCGCGCGGCCGAACGGTATGACCGATCGGCCAGACTGCAACGCTCGGTGGCCTGGCGACTGGCCCAACTCACTCGGCGGGAAGGGATCCCCGAGGGTCTCTGGGTTGATCTAGGGACCGGGACCGGTCATCTTGCAACAGCGCTGGAGCAACTGCATCCAGGCCACAAGGTGCAGCGTCTTGATGGCAGTCAGGCGATGCTGCGCGGTCATCCTGACGAAGCCGAGGTTTTGCACTGGGATCTCACAACGGGGCTGCCGGATTGGAGCGAGGCTCCAACCCTTCTCGCCTCGAGCTTCTGCTTGCATTGGCTTCCTGAACCGCAGCGTTGTCTGCAGCAGTGGATCCGGCGGTTGTCCCCTGATGGGCTCCTGGCGGTTGCCCTTCCGGTGGAGGGATGCTTCCCCCAGTGGCATGAAAGCGCCAGGCGCTGCAGGGTGCGCTGCACTGCTCTGCCCTTCCCTTCCACTGACGCGTTACTGAGAACGATCCCAGCGCAACAGCTCCGCATGACGCACCGGGTGTCCTACACAGTGTCGTCATCGAGCCTGCCATTACTGCTCAAGCCTCTGCGCCGGATTGGGGCTGGCACCAGCCCTCAATCACCCCTTCCACTGCGTGACTGGCGTCGTCTTCAGCACGAGTGGAGCGACCGCCAGAACGACGGCCAGCTAAGACTCACCTGGGTGATCCAATTGCTGCTGATTCGCGGATGA
- a CDS encoding aminotransferase class I/II-fold pyridoxal phosphate-dependent enzyme yields the protein MTVPPTRRRRLRTWAPSLDGEGLHSVIATEADAEAGPALMDLASNDYLGLSHHPQLIAAAEAELQRSGVGAGGSRLVTGSRPVHDRLETALARWLQRDRVFLFPSGFQANLAAVLALANRHTTVLADRLIHHSLLVGVQASGAQLKRFAHNDLHALHQQLQACRSQRQDARLVVISESLFSMEGTSPDVPALAALCRNYGASLLLDEAHALGVLGFEGRGLGLGLEGITMISGTFGKAFGSGGAFLACDQEQADALLQTSGAFRYTTALAPPLAAAALAALDLLKGHPCWGSDLVKQSNRWRNRLEAQGWSRPAGIGPILPLLVGGDQPTLEYQQRLEAAGVLTVAIRPPTVPEGTARLRLVLHHRQSDEALDALVNTLGHGDLRS from the coding sequence ATGACTGTCCCACCCACCCGCCGTCGACGACTGCGCACCTGGGCGCCATCCCTGGATGGTGAAGGGCTGCACTCCGTCATTGCCACCGAGGCAGATGCCGAGGCAGGCCCAGCCCTGATGGATCTGGCCAGCAATGACTACCTCGGGCTCAGCCACCACCCACAGCTGATCGCCGCGGCCGAGGCCGAATTGCAGCGCAGTGGTGTCGGTGCCGGTGGCTCCAGGCTTGTCACAGGAAGCAGGCCCGTGCATGACCGTTTGGAGACGGCCCTGGCCCGATGGCTGCAACGCGACAGGGTGTTTCTGTTTCCGAGCGGATTTCAAGCGAACCTCGCCGCGGTCCTGGCCCTGGCCAACCGTCACACCACGGTGCTAGCCGATCGCTTGATACACCATTCGCTGCTGGTGGGAGTGCAGGCCAGCGGAGCCCAGCTGAAGCGCTTCGCCCACAACGATCTCCACGCTCTGCACCAGCAACTTCAGGCATGTCGCAGCCAGCGCCAGGACGCACGCCTGGTGGTGATCAGCGAAAGCCTATTCAGCATGGAGGGCACCAGCCCGGACGTACCGGCCCTGGCCGCACTCTGTCGGAACTATGGCGCCAGCCTGCTTCTAGATGAAGCCCATGCTCTCGGGGTCCTTGGATTTGAAGGGCGAGGGCTTGGCCTTGGCCTGGAGGGCATCACCATGATCAGTGGCACCTTTGGCAAAGCCTTTGGAAGTGGTGGGGCCTTTCTCGCCTGCGATCAAGAGCAGGCCGACGCTCTGCTGCAGACCAGCGGAGCATTCAGGTACACCACAGCCCTGGCGCCACCCCTGGCAGCTGCTGCTCTGGCTGCATTGGACCTTCTGAAAGGCCACCCCTGTTGGGGATCGGACCTCGTGAAACAGAGCAATCGTTGGAGAAATCGCCTTGAGGCCCAGGGCTGGTCCCGTCCCGCCGGGATTGGACCGATCCTGCCGCTGCTGGTGGGGGGTGATCAGCCAACGCTGGAGTACCAGCAACGGCTGGAGGCAGCAGGGGTTCTCACCGTTGCCATCCGCCCGCCAACCGTTCCGGAGGGAACGGCCCGTCTGCGACTGGTGCTGCATCACCGCCAGTCTGATGAGGCCCTGGACGCGTTGGTGAACACCCTTGGGCACGGCGACCTCCGGTCATGA
- a CDS encoding bile acid:sodium symporter family protein — MGLERFTLFFPLWTLLAALLSLLQPDLFTWVAGPVIVWSLALIMLGMGLGLSPADFRRAMIPPRAALIGVGAQFLVMPALAASLAWALKLEPPLAVGLILVGCCPGGTASNVVALIARADVALSVVMTSLSTLLAVVVTPLLTSALAGRYVPVDGWTLLVNVLQVVLVPVTVGVAIKQGLPRLAARVQPVMPPLAVVAIALIVAGIVGSQREVLLRQGGLLVLATALLHGGGFLLGFLLPALLGEPRAVRRTISIEVGMQNSGLAVVLARSGGFASPLTALPGAISAVMHSLLGSLLAALWRKRP, encoded by the coding sequence ATGGGGTTGGAGCGCTTCACTCTTTTCTTCCCTTTATGGACCCTGCTGGCAGCGTTGCTCTCACTGCTGCAGCCCGACTTGTTCACCTGGGTGGCAGGCCCGGTGATCGTCTGGTCTCTCGCGCTGATCATGCTGGGCATGGGGCTGGGGCTTTCTCCGGCTGATTTCCGTCGGGCCATGATTCCGCCGCGGGCTGCCCTGATCGGTGTGGGAGCTCAGTTTCTGGTGATGCCTGCTCTTGCTGCATCGCTGGCGTGGGCCCTGAAGCTGGAGCCGCCTCTGGCGGTTGGGTTGATTCTGGTGGGGTGCTGCCCAGGAGGGACAGCCAGCAATGTGGTGGCTTTGATCGCCCGGGCCGATGTGGCGCTGTCGGTGGTGATGACATCCCTGAGCACCCTTCTTGCCGTTGTGGTGACGCCCCTGCTGACCAGTGCACTGGCGGGGCGCTATGTCCCAGTGGATGGCTGGACTCTGCTGGTGAATGTCCTGCAGGTGGTGTTGGTTCCGGTCACGGTCGGCGTGGCGATCAAGCAGGGGTTGCCCCGACTGGCAGCCAGAGTGCAGCCTGTGATGCCGCCGCTGGCGGTTGTGGCGATCGCCTTGATTGTCGCCGGAATCGTGGGCAGTCAGCGCGAGGTGCTTCTGCGTCAGGGAGGTCTGCTTGTGCTGGCCACGGCTCTTCTTCACGGTGGTGGTTTCCTGCTCGGCTTCTTGCTGCCGGCACTTCTGGGTGAACCCAGGGCAGTGCGCCGCACCATCAGCATTGAAGTCGGAATGCAGAACTCCGGACTGGCGGTTGTCCTGGCCCGATCCGGTGGCTTCGCGAGTCCGCTTACCGCCCTTCCAGGTGCGATCTCAGCCGTGATGCACTCCCTACTGGGCAGTCTCCTGGCGGCCCTGTGGCGAAAGCGTCCCTAA
- a CDS encoding RNA helicase, producing MKDQAPQASQPASVGSPDPAQLFPFPLDDFQLEAIDALNQGHSVVVSAPTGSGKTLVGEYAIYRAIAHGQKVFYTTPLKALSNQKLRDFREQFGADNVGLMTGDLSVNREASIVVMTTEIFRNMLYAEADESDDPLADVEAVVLDECHYMNDSQRGTVWEESIIHCPLPVQLVALSATVANAGQLTDWIERVHGPTHLVHSDFRPVPLQFSFCSAKGLHPLLNDQGTGLHPNCKVWRAPKGNKRKGRSQRPPQPEPPPISFVVAQMAEREMLPAIYFIFSRRGCDKAVRDLGVQCLVNESEQACIRERFKAYAAANPEAVRDGLHADALLRGIAAHHAGVLPAWKELVEELFQQGLVKVVFATETLAAGINMPARSTVIAALSKRTERGHRPLMASEFLQMAGRAGRRGLDSKGYVVTVQSRFEGVREAGQLATSPADPLVSQFTPSYGMVLNLLQRHDLAKARELVERSFGRYLASLDLVEEEEILQQLRLQLGQLQGTAGDVPWEDFEDYEKLRGRLREERRLLRILQQQAEETLAHELTLALQFASVGTLVSLKSPQLRGGVTPAVIVEKCEGPGQFPLLLCLTNDNVWLLLPCQAVVSLHAELSCLQVEGLRTPDLGRAGELRHGDQHSGGLALAVGHMAQRHDMTTPQYDLAGEVLTQMQSVQELEAELETHPAHRWGDRKQLKKHRRRMEELELEITERQQLLHHRANRHWETFLALMEILQHFGALDDLVPTEIGRTVAALRGDNELWLGLALMSGHLDDLPPAELAAVFEAISTEVNRPDLWSGFPPPPRAEEALHDLSGIRRELLRVQERHQVVVPAWWEPELMGLVEAWARGVAWNDLIANTSLDEGDVVRIMRRTIDLLAQVPYCEAISEQLRSHARQALKAINRFPVAEADDLLKAAAAESESLNPATERAA from the coding sequence ATGAAGGATCAGGCTCCCCAGGCTTCACAGCCCGCCAGTGTGGGATCCCCTGATCCGGCGCAACTCTTCCCCTTCCCGCTGGATGACTTCCAGCTGGAGGCGATTGATGCCCTCAATCAGGGGCATTCCGTTGTGGTGAGCGCCCCAACGGGATCCGGCAAGACCCTCGTGGGTGAATACGCCATCTACCGAGCCATCGCCCATGGCCAGAAGGTTTTTTACACCACGCCTCTCAAGGCCCTTTCCAATCAGAAGCTGCGCGACTTCCGTGAGCAGTTTGGAGCCGACAACGTCGGTTTGATGACCGGTGACCTCAGCGTGAACCGTGAGGCTTCGATCGTGGTGATGACCACGGAGATCTTCCGCAACATGCTTTATGCGGAGGCTGATGAGTCCGACGACCCGTTGGCGGATGTGGAGGCGGTGGTGCTCGACGAATGCCACTACATGAACGATTCCCAGCGCGGCACGGTCTGGGAGGAGTCAATCATTCACTGCCCACTGCCGGTGCAGCTGGTGGCGCTTTCCGCCACCGTTGCCAATGCCGGTCAGCTCACCGACTGGATTGAACGGGTCCATGGACCCACGCACCTGGTGCACAGCGATTTCAGACCCGTTCCCCTCCAGTTCAGTTTCTGCAGTGCCAAGGGACTGCATCCGTTGCTGAATGACCAAGGCACCGGCCTGCATCCCAACTGCAAGGTGTGGCGTGCTCCAAAGGGAAACAAGCGCAAGGGACGTTCACAACGCCCTCCCCAGCCAGAGCCGCCTCCAATCAGTTTCGTCGTGGCTCAGATGGCTGAACGGGAGATGTTGCCGGCGATCTATTTCATTTTCAGTCGCCGGGGGTGTGACAAGGCCGTGCGCGATCTCGGGGTGCAATGTCTGGTCAACGAGTCTGAGCAGGCATGCATCCGTGAACGTTTCAAGGCCTACGCGGCGGCCAATCCCGAAGCCGTGCGCGATGGCTTGCATGCTGATGCGCTCCTGCGGGGCATCGCGGCTCACCATGCTGGGGTCTTGCCAGCGTGGAAAGAGCTGGTTGAAGAATTGTTCCAGCAGGGGTTGGTGAAGGTCGTGTTCGCCACGGAAACCCTGGCGGCCGGGATCAACATGCCTGCGCGCAGCACCGTGATTGCCGCACTCTCCAAGCGCACCGAGCGGGGCCACCGGCCGCTGATGGCCAGCGAATTCCTGCAGATGGCCGGTCGTGCCGGTCGGCGGGGCCTTGATTCCAAGGGCTATGTGGTGACGGTGCAGAGTCGTTTTGAAGGGGTGCGAGAGGCGGGACAGCTGGCCACAAGCCCGGCTGATCCTCTCGTCAGTCAGTTCACACCCAGCTACGGCATGGTGCTCAATCTGTTGCAGCGCCACGATCTGGCCAAGGCACGGGAGCTGGTCGAACGAAGTTTCGGCCGCTATCTGGCCAGCCTCGATCTAGTTGAGGAGGAGGAGATTCTTCAGCAGCTGCGTCTTCAGCTCGGACAGTTGCAGGGAACGGCCGGTGATGTGCCCTGGGAAGATTTTGAAGACTATGAAAAATTGCGCGGCCGTCTCCGTGAGGAAAGGCGCCTGTTGCGCATCCTTCAACAGCAGGCCGAGGAGACCCTCGCCCATGAGCTCACGCTGGCGCTTCAATTTGCCAGTGTTGGCACGCTGGTCAGTCTGAAGTCTCCGCAGTTGCGCGGTGGAGTCACCCCGGCGGTGATCGTCGAGAAGTGCGAGGGCCCCGGTCAGTTTCCGCTTCTTCTTTGCCTCACCAACGACAACGTCTGGCTTCTGCTCCCCTGTCAGGCAGTGGTCAGCCTGCATGCCGAACTGAGCTGTCTGCAGGTGGAGGGGCTGCGGACCCCTGATCTGGGGCGTGCTGGAGAGCTTCGCCATGGAGATCAGCACAGCGGTGGCCTCGCTCTTGCTGTGGGGCACATGGCCCAACGCCATGACATGACCACGCCCCAGTACGACCTCGCCGGGGAGGTTCTGACTCAGATGCAATCCGTTCAGGAGCTTGAAGCTGAGCTGGAAACCCATCCAGCCCATCGTTGGGGGGATCGCAAGCAGCTCAAGAAGCATCGGCGTCGCATGGAAGAGCTGGAACTGGAGATCACCGAGCGGCAGCAACTGCTCCATCACCGTGCCAATCGGCACTGGGAGACATTCCTCGCCCTGATGGAGATCCTTCAGCACTTCGGTGCTCTCGACGACCTTGTGCCCACCGAAATCGGCAGAACCGTGGCGGCTCTACGAGGCGACAACGAGCTTTGGCTCGGTCTCGCGCTGATGAGTGGCCATCTTGATGATCTGCCTCCGGCGGAGCTTGCAGCGGTGTTTGAAGCCATCAGCACCGAAGTCAACCGCCCTGACCTCTGGAGTGGCTTTCCACCGCCGCCGCGGGCGGAAGAGGCGCTTCATGACCTCTCGGGAATCCGCCGGGAACTGCTGCGGGTTCAGGAACGTCACCAGGTTGTTGTCCCCGCATGGTGGGAGCCTGAACTCATGGGACTGGTGGAGGCCTGGGCCCGCGGTGTGGCCTGGAATGATCTGATCGCCAATACCTCGCTGGATGAAGGTGATGTGGTGCGGATCATGCGACGCACCATTGATCTGCTGGCGCAGGTGCCCTATTGCGAGGCGATCAGCGAGCAGCTGCGCAGCCATGCCCGTCAGGCTCTGAAAGCGATCAATCGTTTCCCTGTGGCGGAAGCGGATGATTTGCTCAAGGCTGCGGCGGCGGAATCGGAGTCGTTGAATCCAGCTACCGAGAGGGCTGCCTGA